The following are from one region of the Halarcobacter sp. genome:
- a CDS encoding AAA family ATPase gives MINRIYLKDFLSFQEVDLELDKGLVVFTGPSGAGKSVLMQSILSLFAITEPKASLGEVALSGLDIEEEAFDIQKGDEIIIKEIKKDKARYFLNAQTISKKNLNSFSKSLIKHLHLKDTSDFESSKLINFLDSVCIKEKNEFKDLKSSFDENIQKLFTMEKELEKIKDDEKNLEDLKEFAKFEIEKIENINPQIDEYEELNELKKRLSKKEKIQEVIDQANPIFNYSSSVNTALNLLDEDSTFFDEAINELNNIFEKFNDSLYELEELDIENVLDRIEKLSSLQKRFGSIKEALEYKEEKKKELESYENISFEKSILEKNLKKISVEVNEQAKQISLFRKEYSKTLEKRINHYLEYLYLSNAKIHFVEKKLDKTGTDEIIFELNGVNLDTISSGEFNRLRLALLTSISEFDIIGNGILFLDEIDANLSGKESSAIAKVLNKLSQNYQIFAISHQPQLTSTADIHFLVDKKDGKSTVKKLDYNSRVDEIARMISGEDITEDAYSFAKNLLEDKRV, from the coding sequence TTGATAAACAGAATATATTTAAAAGATTTTTTATCTTTTCAAGAGGTTGATTTAGAGTTAGATAAAGGACTTGTTGTTTTTACTGGACCTTCAGGAGCTGGTAAATCAGTTTTAATGCAATCAATACTTTCACTTTTTGCTATAACTGAACCTAAAGCATCTTTAGGTGAAGTTGCTCTTTCAGGCTTAGATATTGAAGAGGAAGCTTTTGATATACAAAAAGGTGATGAGATAATTATTAAAGAGATAAAAAAAGATAAAGCTAGATATTTTTTAAATGCTCAAACCATATCAAAAAAGAATCTAAACAGTTTTTCAAAATCTTTAATAAAACATTTACATCTAAAAGATACAAGTGATTTTGAATCATCAAAATTGATTAATTTTCTTGATTCTGTTTGTATAAAAGAGAAAAATGAATTTAAAGATTTAAAGTCTAGTTTTGATGAAAATATTCAAAAACTTTTTACTATGGAAAAAGAGCTTGAAAAAATAAAAGATGATGAAAAAAATCTTGAAGATTTAAAAGAGTTTGCAAAATTTGAAATAGAAAAAATAGAAAATATAAATCCACAAATTGATGAATATGAAGAGCTTAATGAACTTAAAAAAAGATTATCAAAAAAAGAGAAAATCCAAGAAGTAATAGACCAAGCAAATCCTATTTTTAATTACAGTTCTTCTGTAAACACTGCATTGAATTTGTTAGATGAGGATTCAACATTTTTTGATGAAGCAATAAATGAACTTAATAATATTTTTGAAAAATTTAATGACTCTTTATATGAATTAGAAGAGTTAGATATTGAAAATGTTTTAGATAGAATAGAAAAACTTTCATCTTTACAAAAAAGATTTGGTTCTATAAAAGAGGCTTTAGAATATAAAGAAGAGAAGAAAAAAGAGTTAGAATCTTATGAAAATATCTCATTTGAAAAGTCTATTTTAGAAAAAAACTTAAAAAAGATTTCTGTAGAAGTAAATGAACAAGCAAAACAAATTAGCTTATTTAGAAAAGAGTACAGCAAAACTTTGGAAAAAAGAATAAACCATTATTTAGAATACTTGTATCTTTCAAATGCAAAAATACATTTTGTTGAAAAAAAGTTAGATAAAACAGGTACAGATGAAATAATCTTTGAGCTAAATGGAGTAAATCTTGACACAATAAGTTCAGGTGAATTCAACAGATTAAGACTTGCTTTGTTAACTTCAATTAGTGAGTTTGACATAATAGGAAATGGGATTTTATTTTTAGATGAAATTGATGCAAACCTAAGTGGTAAAGAAAGTTCTGCAATTGCAAAAGTATTAAATAAATTATCACAAAACTATCAAATATTTGCTATTTCTCATCAGCCTCAACTAACTTCTACTGCTGATATTCACTTTTTAGTTGATAAAAAAGATGGTAAGTCTACTGTAAAAAAACTTGATTATAATTCAAGAGTTGATGAAATAGCTAGAATGATAAGTGGGGAAGATATTACTGAAGATGCTTATAGTTTTGCTAAAAATTTGTTAGAAGATAAGAGAGTTTAA
- a CDS encoding NAD(+)/NADH kinase: protein MKLTTSNEKLDSIKKAGIVLKPESPEIKDEYLKIKNCFNQYGIELILEKNSAKMIGLDEGLILKDLCDEVDFLVSIGGDGTLLSVVRNSFEFSLPILGIHMGTLGFLTDVLVEELDPFLNDLKKGNYKIDNRMMVECHVDNKCFVAFNDIVISRKTVSSMIKIKAKINGISFNSYHGDGVIISTPTGSTAYNLSVGGPIVYPLTEAFIITPVASHSLTQRPLVMPADIEIEFKIKDVQGAVLLIDGQDSYEVDDGAVIKFKIANKKAKLIHKTKRNFFEVLNDKLGWGN from the coding sequence GTGAAACTTACAACTAGTAATGAAAAGCTTGACTCTATAAAAAAAGCAGGGATTGTTTTAAAACCAGAATCACCTGAAATCAAAGATGAATATTTAAAAATTAAAAATTGTTTTAACCAATATGGTATTGAGTTAATTTTAGAAAAAAACAGTGCAAAAATGATAGGTCTAGATGAAGGACTTATTTTAAAAGATTTATGTGATGAAGTGGATTTTTTAGTCTCAATTGGAGGAGACGGTACACTATTATCTGTAGTTCGAAACTCTTTTGAGTTTAGTCTTCCAATTCTTGGAATACATATGGGTACATTAGGTTTTTTAACTGATGTATTAGTTGAAGAATTAGATCCTTTTTTAAATGATTTAAAAAAAGGTAATTATAAAATTGACAATAGAATGATGGTTGAATGTCATGTTGATAACAAATGTTTTGTTGCTTTTAATGATATCGTAATATCAAGAAAAACTGTATCTTCAATGATAAAAATAAAAGCAAAAATCAATGGTATCTCTTTTAACTCTTATCATGGTGATGGAGTAATTATCTCAACGCCAACAGGTTCAACTGCATATAACCTTTCAGTTGGAGGTCCAATTGTTTACCCACTTACAGAAGCTTTTATTATCACACCTGTGGCATCTCATTCTTTAACACAAAGACCTTTAGTGATGCCAGCTGATATAGAAATAGAATTTAAAATAAAAGATGTACAAGGTGCTGTATTGTTAATTGATGGGCAAGACAGTTATGAAGTTGATGATGGAGCTGTAATAAAATTTAAAATTGCAAATAAAAAAGCTAAACTGATACACAAAACAAAAAGAAACTTTTTTGAAGTATTAAATGATAAATTAGGTTGGGGAAATTAA
- the fusA gene encoding elongation factor G, translated as MARKTPLNRVRNIGIAAHIDAGKTTTTERILFYTGVSHKIGEVHDGAATMDWMEQEQERGITITSAATTCHWPHPKTNEQLQINIIDTPGHVDFTIEVERSMRVLDGAVAVFCSVGGVQPQSETVWRQANKYRVPRMIFVNKMDRTGADFYMVEKQVSERLKANPVPIQLPIGAEENFQGVVDLVQMKAIVWDEDAAMGSHYHVEDIPADMMDKAEEYREKMIEAAAESSEELMEKYFEEGELSEEEIVAGLKAGCLAMSITPMTCGTAFKNKGVQTLLDAVAMYLPAPTEVADIRGETQDGEAVIVPSSDDGEVAALAFKIMTDPFVGQLTFTRVYRGQLQSGTYVMNSTKMKKERIGRLLKMHSNNREEVSELYAGEIGAVVGLKSTITGDTLASEKDPVILERMEFPEPVISVAVEPKTKADQEKMGIALGKLAEEDPSFRVATDEESGQTIISGMGELHLEILVDRMKREFKVEAEVGAPQVAYRETIKNAVNQEYKYAKQSGGKGQYGHVYLKIEPLESGSEDNFIFNNEIKGGVVPKEYIPAVQKGCEEAMAGGILAGYPMVDIAVTLYDGSYHDVDSSEMAFKLAASMGFKQGCRSAAAQAVILEPIMKVEIETPEDYMGDVIGDVNKRRGQVQSMDDRAGVKLVTAMIPLSEMFGYSTDLRSMSQGRATYSMLFDSYLEVPKNVSEEIIKKRNG; from the coding sequence ATGGCAAGAAAAACACCACTTAATAGAGTTAGAAATATTGGTATTGCTGCACACATTGATGCTGGTAAAACAACAACTACAGAAAGAATTTTATTCTACACTGGTGTATCTCACAAAATTGGTGAGGTTCACGACGGTGCAGCAACAATGGACTGGATGGAGCAAGAGCAAGAAAGAGGTATTACAATTACTTCTGCGGCAACAACTTGTCACTGGCCTCACCCAAAAACTAATGAGCAACTGCAAATTAACATAATCGACACTCCAGGTCACGTTGACTTTACTATTGAAGTTGAGAGATCTATGAGGGTTCTTGATGGTGCTGTTGCAGTATTCTGTTCAGTTGGTGGAGTTCAACCACAATCTGAAACAGTTTGGAGACAAGCAAACAAATATAGAGTACCAAGAATGATTTTTGTTAACAAAATGGACAGAACTGGTGCAGATTTCTATATGGTTGAAAAACAAGTTTCTGAAAGATTAAAAGCTAATCCAGTGCCAATTCAATTACCAATTGGTGCAGAAGAAAACTTCCAAGGTGTAGTTGATTTAGTTCAAATGAAAGCTATCGTTTGGGATGAAGATGCTGCAATGGGATCACACTACCACGTAGAAGATATTCCAGCTGATATGATGGACAAAGCAGAAGAGTATAGAGAAAAAATGATTGAGGCTGCTGCTGAGTCTTCAGAAGAGTTAATGGAAAAATACTTCGAAGAAGGTGAATTATCTGAAGAAGAAATCGTTGCAGGTCTTAAAGCTGGTTGTTTAGCTATGTCTATTACTCCAATGACTTGTGGTACTGCATTTAAAAACAAAGGTGTTCAAACTTTACTTGACGCTGTTGCAATGTATTTACCAGCTCCAACTGAGGTTGCAGACATTAGAGGTGAAACTCAAGATGGTGAAGCTGTAATTGTACCTTCTTCTGATGATGGTGAAGTTGCTGCATTAGCATTTAAAATTATGACTGACCCATTTGTTGGACAATTAACATTTACAAGAGTTTATAGAGGACAGTTACAATCTGGTACTTATGTAATGAACTCAACTAAAATGAAAAAAGAAAGAATCGGTAGATTACTTAAAATGCACTCTAACAATAGAGAAGAAGTAAGTGAGTTATATGCTGGTGAAATCGGTGCAGTTGTTGGTCTTAAATCAACAATCACAGGTGATACTTTAGCATCTGAAAAAGATCCAGTTATCCTAGAAAGAATGGAATTCCCAGAACCAGTTATCTCTGTTGCAGTTGAGCCAAAAACAAAAGCTGACCAAGAAAAAATGGGTATCGCATTAGGTAAACTTGCTGAAGAAGATCCATCATTTAGAGTTGCTACAGATGAAGAATCTGGACAAACTATTATCTCAGGAATGGGTGAATTACACCTTGAAATTCTTGTAGACAGAATGAAAAGAGAATTTAAAGTTGAAGCAGAAGTTGGTGCTCCACAAGTTGCATATAGAGAAACTATTAAAAATGCAGTTAACCAAGAGTACAAATATGCTAAACAATCTGGTGGTAAAGGTCAATACGGTCACGTATACTTAAAAATTGAGCCATTAGAATCTGGTAGCGAAGATAACTTCATTTTCAACAACGAAATTAAAGGTGGGGTTGTACCAAAAGAGTATATTCCTGCAGTTCAAAAAGGTTGTGAAGAAGCAATGGCTGGTGGTATCTTAGCTGGATATCCAATGGTTGATATTGCTGTTACACTTTATGATGGTTCTTACCACGACGTGGATTCATCTGAGATGGCATTTAAACTTGCTGCTTCTATGGGATTCAAACAAGGTTGTAGAAGTGCTGCTGCACAAGCAGTAATCTTAGAGCCAATCATGAAAGTTGAAATCGAAACTCCTGAAGATTATATGGGAGATGTTATCGGTGACGTTAACAAAAGAAGAGGACAAGTTCAATCTATGGATGACAGAGCTGGTGTTAAATTAGTTACTGCAATGATTCCATTATCTGAAATGTTCGGTTACTCTACAGACTTAAGATCTATGTCTCAAGGTAGAGCAACTTATTCTATGCTTTTTGATTCATATTTAGAAGTACCTAAAAATGTTTCTGAAGAAATCATCAAAAAGAGAAATGGTTAA
- the rpsG gene encoding 30S ribosomal protein S7: MRRRKAPVREVMADPIYNSKVITKFINTVMLDGRKSAAQKIMYGAIANLDARGEEAGIDLFEKAIENVKPLLEVKSRRVGGATYQVPVEVRAVRRQTLALRWLVDAARKRNERTMVERLANELFEAANDRGAAFKKKEDMHRMAEANKAFAHYRW; this comes from the coding sequence ATGAGAAGAAGAAAAGCTCCTGTTAGAGAAGTAATGGCAGATCCTATCTACAATAGTAAAGTGATCACAAAATTTATTAATACTGTAATGCTAGATGGTAGAAAATCTGCAGCGCAAAAAATTATGTATGGTGCAATTGCAAACTTAGATGCTAGAGGTGAAGAAGCTGGTATCGATTTATTTGAAAAAGCAATTGAAAATGTTAAACCACTTTTAGAAGTTAAATCTAGAAGAGTTGGTGGTGCTACATATCAAGTTCCTGTTGAAGTTAGAGCTGTAAGAAGACAAACTTTAGCATTAAGATGGTTAGTAGATGCTGCTAGAAAAAGAAACGAAAGAACTATGGTAGAGAGATTAGCAAACGAATTATTCGAAGCTGCTAACGACAGAGGTGCTGCATTCAAGAAAAAAGAAGACATGCACAGAATGGCTGAAGCAAATAAAGCATTTGCTCACTACAGATGGTAA
- the rpsL gene encoding 30S ribosomal protein S12: MPTINQLVRKERKKVIKKSKSPALEKCPQRRGVCTRVYTTTPKKPNSALRKVAKVRLTTGFEVISYIGGEGHNLQEHSIVLVRGGRVKDLPGVKYHIVRGALDTAGVANRTVARSKYGTKRPKK, encoded by the coding sequence ATGCCTACAATCAATCAGCTTGTAAGAAAAGAGCGAAAAAAGGTGATTAAAAAATCTAAATCACCAGCATTAGAAAAATGTCCACAAAGAAGAGGTGTATGTACAAGAGTATATACAACAACTCCTAAAAAACCTAACTCGGCTTTAAGAAAAGTTGCAAAAGTTAGATTAACTACAGGTTTTGAAGTTATTTCATATATCGGTGGTGAGGGTCATAACCTTCAAGAACACTCTATCGTATTAGTTAGAGGGGGAAGAGTTAAGGATTTACCTGGGGTTAAGTATCACATCGTTAGAGGTGCTTTAGATACAGCTGGTGTTGCAAACAGAACTGTTGCAAGATCTAAATATGGTACTAAAAGACCTAAGAAATAA
- a CDS encoding DUF1294 domain-containing protein, which yields MTTNNILIYILIINLITFVSFGMDKYKAIKQQRRIPERNLHNYSFIGGVIGGILGMLVFRHKINKLKFVFIQVSIFLFWLVVFIFYNLNYQKSF from the coding sequence ATGACAACTAATAATATACTAATTTATATACTGATAATAAATCTAATTACATTTGTATCTTTTGGTATGGATAAATACAAAGCTATCAAACAGCAAAGAAGAATTCCTGAGAGAAACTTACATAACTATTCTTTTATAGGTGGAGTGATTGGTGGGATTTTAGGGATGCTTGTGTTTAGGCACAAAATAAATAAATTAAAATTTGTATTTATACAAGTTTCAATCTTTTTATTTTGGTTAGTAGTATTTATTTTTTATAATTTAAACTATCAAAAGTCCTTTTAA
- a CDS encoding DUF234 domain-containing protein codes for MQTALNYFAVFGGLDVKIDTTKPLRTLIIRHILDEYYAIQDSIAKLTKNSAPYHKILTGIALGDRRVNSAFKRADIEYAEGIKSLYELEELNIIHTETSLDFLTNQFEENEVADKLLFTAPFLRFWFAFVSPLYRGIAREEYDECFERFNNYQNEFMNLVFEQLCHEYVKTIFSEDEIEDIGRYWDESDNQIELLAQTQSGKIIIGSCRYTNSKMKKTEITRLKELCETLDIVPDEVMLFSKAGFTNEVKEQKGQGLRLFTVKSLKGLLIV; via the coding sequence ATGCAAACAGCTTTAAACTATTTTGCAGTATTTGGTGGTCTTGATGTAAAAATAGATACAACAAAACCCTTAAGAACATTGATAATAAGACATATTTTAGATGAATATTATGCGATTCAAGATAGTATCGCAAAACTTACAAAAAACAGTGCTCCGTATCATAAAATATTAACAGGTATAGCCTTAGGTGACAGAAGAGTAAATTCAGCTTTTAAAAGAGCAGATATAGAGTATGCAGAGGGGATTAAAAGTCTTTATGAACTAGAAGAGTTAAATATAATTCATACGGAAACTTCATTGGACTTTTTAACAAATCAATTTGAAGAGAATGAAGTAGCAGATAAACTACTTTTTACTGCTCCATTTTTAAGATTTTGGTTTGCTTTTGTTTCACCTTTATATAGAGGAATAGCTAGAGAAGAGTATGATGAGTGTTTTGAAAGATTTAATAATTATCAAAATGAGTTTATGAATTTGGTTTTTGAACAACTTTGTCATGAGTATGTAAAAACAATCTTTAGTGAAGATGAGATAGAAGATATAGGAAGATATTGGGATGAAAGTGATAATCAAATAGAGCTATTAGCACAAACTCAAAGTGGTAAAATCATAATAGGTTCATGTAGATATACAAACTCAAAGATGAAAAAAACAGAAATTACAAGATTAAAAGAGTTGTGTGAAACTTTAGATATAGTACCTGATGAGGTAATGCTATTTTCAAAAGCAGGATTTACAAATGAAGTAAAAGAGCAAAAAGGTCAAGGACTTAGACTTTTTACAGTAAAAAGTTTAAAAGGACTTTTGATAGTTTAA
- a CDS encoding YaiI/YqxD family protein — MTLYIDGDAFPNLLKPVVLRAIERVSLKTQVISNKKINIGKSSFINYEIVEQGADEADNKIVELLEEGDLVITADIPLANRVIEKQAHAIDHRGELYTEDNIKQFLAIRNLMQEIRDSGEITKGPKPFSKNDVQSFANSLNAFLQKYL, encoded by the coding sequence ATGACTTTATATATAGATGGTGATGCATTTCCAAATCTTTTAAAACCTGTTGTTTTAAGAGCGATTGAAAGAGTTTCTCTTAAAACACAAGTTATCTCAAATAAAAAAATCAATATAGGAAAAAGCTCTTTTATAAACTATGAAATAGTTGAACAAGGAGCTGATGAAGCAGATAATAAAATAGTTGAACTCTTAGAAGAGGGCGATTTGGTTATAACAGCAGATATCCCTTTAGCTAACAGAGTTATTGAAAAACAAGCTCATGCAATAGACCACAGAGGTGAGTTATACACAGAAGATAATATAAAACAGTTTCTAGCAATAAGAAATTTGATGCAAGAGATAAGAGATAGTGGAGAGATAACAAAAGGACCAAAACCCTTTTCAAAAAATGATGTACAGAGTTTTGCAAATTCTTTAAATGCTTTCTTACAAAAATATCTATAG
- a CDS encoding YwbE family protein, with product MHRKRFNIKQGQKVNIVLKQDQRTGKLTQGIVKNILTNSPTHPHGIKVRLQDGQVGRVQEIL from the coding sequence ATGCATAGAAAAAGGTTTAATATAAAACAAGGTCAAAAAGTAAATATAGTTTTAAAACAAGACCAAAGAACGGGTAAATTAACTCAAGGGATAGTTAAAAATATATTAACAAATTCTCCTACACATCCTCACGGAATAAAAGTTAGACTTCAAGATGGTCAAGTTGGACGTGTTCAAGAGATTTTATGA
- a CDS encoding methyl-accepting chemotaxis protein translates to MKLSSIKSKLLVLLLISISCSFLILGFYNTSNKFESEYNLVQHDQLTIAKETSKFINDYLESKMQVVSSVVEMIKNENLTIENQVLIDQLMLGKKSGDFASMYLGLEDSGDLIKFDGSLKSIATMNYDARLRPWYKKSKKIQGKGVTEPFVDNTTKKLVITVFAPYTVDGKLVGVVGANIFLDTVVNEILNLDLGETGLAYLLSSDGTTLIHKNKELLKKPSKLFEQIRTEENDKFTDTKDNGISKLVSYSKVPFSSWYLVVEIEKDVIFKEIKKGIYTEIVLYVVLLIIILLMIYFLLRKLLNPLKTLEEGLNGFFTYLKGETNSVSMLNINTNDEFGNMAKKIDAEIESVKVNIDKDRVLIEDVKSVVNKIQAGKLDVQVVKESSNKSLNELKDILNEMIKTISKNVNSDINTILNSLDEYSKFNFVENIPNANGKVSQGLNGLCDIINEMLQENYNLGQVLEKNAKQLLENVDVLNKSSNETAASLEETSASLEEITSTIIETTQNISQMAQYSNTLLASINDGQKLAKITVESMNEINEQTTAIAESITVIDQIAFQTNILSLNAAVEAATAGEAGKGFAVVAQEVRNLASRSAEAAKEIKELVENATIKTDTGKKNADQMISGYSVLNENINKTTELIAQIESASKEQKQGIEQINDAVAKLDSRTQENANVANQTQQISNDTSNIAQNIIQNVSTKQFRKE, encoded by the coding sequence ATGAAACTGTCTAGCATAAAATCAAAGCTTCTCGTACTACTACTTATTAGTATCTCATGTTCATTCCTTATCTTAGGATTTTACAATACTTCTAATAAGTTTGAATCAGAGTACAATTTAGTTCAACATGATCAACTTACAATAGCAAAAGAGACTTCTAAGTTTATTAATGATTATTTAGAGTCAAAAATGCAGGTAGTTTCATCTGTTGTAGAGATGATAAAAAATGAAAACTTGACTATAGAAAATCAAGTTTTGATAGACCAATTAATGCTTGGAAAAAAATCGGGGGATTTTGCAAGTATGTATTTAGGTTTAGAGGATAGTGGCGACTTAATCAAGTTTGATGGTAGTTTAAAAAGTATTGCTACTATGAATTATGATGCAAGACTTAGACCTTGGTATAAAAAATCAAAAAAAATACAAGGTAAAGGTGTAACAGAACCTTTTGTTGATAATACAACCAAAAAACTAGTTATTACAGTTTTTGCTCCATACACTGTAGATGGGAAACTTGTAGGGGTTGTTGGTGCAAATATCTTTTTAGATACAGTTGTAAATGAGATATTAAATCTTGATTTAGGTGAGACTGGATTGGCTTACCTTTTATCAAGTGATGGTACAACTTTAATCCATAAAAATAAAGAACTGTTAAAAAAACCAAGTAAACTCTTTGAACAAATAAGAACAGAAGAAAATGATAAGTTTACGGACACAAAAGACAATGGTATATCAAAGCTTGTTTCTTATAGTAAAGTTCCTTTTTCATCTTGGTATTTAGTTGTAGAGATAGAAAAAGATGTAATCTTTAAAGAGATAAAAAAAGGCATCTATACAGAAATAGTTCTTTATGTAGTACTTTTGATTATCATTTTATTGATGATATATTTTCTATTAAGAAAACTTCTTAACCCTCTTAAAACTCTAGAAGAGGGACTTAACGGTTTCTTTACATATTTAAAAGGGGAAACAAATAGTGTTTCAATGTTGAATATAAATACAAATGATGAGTTTGGAAATATGGCAAAGAAAATTGATGCCGAGATAGAGAGTGTAAAAGTAAATATCGATAAAGATAGAGTTTTAATTGAAGATGTTAAAAGTGTAGTAAATAAAATCCAAGCAGGTAAACTTGATGTTCAAGTAGTAAAAGAATCTTCAAATAAATCTTTAAATGAATTAAAAGATATTTTAAATGAGATGATTAAAACAATCAGTAAAAATGTTAATAGTGACATAAATACTATTCTTAACTCTTTAGATGAGTACTCAAAATTTAACTTTGTGGAGAATATACCAAATGCTAATGGTAAAGTGTCTCAAGGCTTGAATGGACTATGTGATATTATCAATGAGATGTTGCAAGAAAACTATAACTTAGGTCAGGTTTTAGAAAAAAATGCAAAACAACTTTTAGAAAATGTGGATGTATTAAATAAATCGTCAAATGAAACAGCTGCATCACTTGAAGAAACATCAGCATCACTTGAAGAGATTACTTCAACTATTATTGAAACAACACAAAATATCTCTCAAATGGCACAGTATTCTAATACTTTATTGGCTTCAATTAATGATGGACAAAAACTAGCTAAAATAACAGTTGAGTCTATGAATGAGATTAATGAACAAACAACAGCAATTGCTGAATCAATCACAGTAATTGACCAAATTGCTTTCCAAACAAATATTTTGTCTCTTAATGCAGCAGTTGAAGCAGCAACAGCAGGAGAAGCTGGTAAAGGGTTCGCTGTAGTTGCTCAAGAGGTTAGAAACCTAGCTTCAAGAAGTGCAGAAGCAGCAAAAGAGATTAAAGAGCTTGTTGAGAATGCAACAATTAAAACTGATACTGGTAAGAAAAATGCTGACCAAATGATTAGTGGATATTCTGTGTTGAATGAAAATATCAATAAAACCACTGAATTAATTGCTCAAATTGAAAGTGCTTCTAAGGAACAAAAACAAGGTATTGAACAGATAAATGATGCTGTAGCAAAACTTGATTCAAGAACTCAAGAGAATGCAAATGTAGCAAATCAAACACAGCAAATCTCAAATGATACTTCAAACATCGCTCAAAATATAATCCAAAACGTAAGTACAAAACAATTTAGAAAAGAATAA